The window CCTTCTTGCCTTTGTACAGCGCCAGCAGGGACACGTTGGCCACTTTGACCACCTTAAAACGGACTCCAGGAATGTCCCCCACGGCGTGGCCTTTACGTCCAAACCCTGCCACCAGAACCTCATCGTTCTCCTGAAGAGCAAACGGAAGCGGTCAGAAAGCAAAACTGGCAGCAGCGGAACAAGCGAGACCAAGCTTTCCGCCCCCTGTAGCATCAACGTCTCCAGGACCTTCTATCACCAGGACCTTAGCTTGTTCATCTGCGTAGCTACTCCATGTTCACAAGGGGAAGGGATCAACTTTGACTTTTGACAAAAGTCTCAGGGCGTATTTAGCTGCTGCCTGTTCTTATAGAGACAGTCCAGCCCGACGTCTTCAGAGCCTTTCTGGTCACCTCTCAAAGCTTCTCTCCATCTGGAAGGATGGACAACCCCAACCAGGTGCTACTTTAAGGGAAAGTTAAGGCTTTTCCCCCGGAAATCTCAGGAAAATGATCAAAGAGGTCCAATATTTTACTACATTTCTGGGTCAATTGTGTCTAGGCTACGTCAATGTAGGTTCTAAAAACTCGACAATTCTATTTTCTTTAGTTTGAAACTCATTTTGTACATAATTAGCTGCTGGCGCAGCTGAATTGAGGGACAGTATTGCTCATGATACTAATTACAGTATTGATTGAGCGTGGAAATGAGCACATTTGGGCCGTAACAGTGCCTGAACGTAGGAGGAACAAATCACCTCGATGAAGTTGAGGCAGCCGTCGTTGGGAACGAAGGCTGTGATCTTCTTGCCGTTCTTGATGAGCTGGACTCTCACGCATTTCCTGATGGCAGAGTTGGGCTGCTTAGCCTCAACACCACTGTAGATAGAGAAGAACGTTAATCACCTTTAAACAAGCGACCAAGGAGTCAATATTAAAACCACCACACTTTCTTCACCGGACCAGGAGAGACAGCGCATTCATTGTACTCACACTTTCTCAAGGACGATGCCTTTAGCATGGGAGGCTCCTCCAAAAGGATTGGCCTTCAGAGCGGTGCCCAGATGGGCCTTCTTGTACTGTTTATCGTGCCATTTCTGCTCACGGCGGTGGTTACGGAGCTTCCTGGCTGTACGCAGACCACGACACTTTCCTGAAAGTTAACACAACGTTAGTTGTAGGACAAGACCTCATGCCATTCATATCCTTCAACTGCAATTATCATTTGATCTGGTAACAAATCATTGCACCGTTTGATGTAGCAAATTCATGTTCACCTTAAATATGGCGATTAAATAGTAATGCGATCTATGCACATGAAGCCCGGCGTGTTTGCCTGGGCTATGAGTCATTAACAGGAAAATACTGAAAACTCCTGAAGATTACTCTgcagtacttttttttttaaatagctcaAAACTCACATTGAGTTAAAGACATGGAAATAACACTTCATATGTTCATATCGTTGGGCGTCAGACTAGCTAACTACCGAGGAAGCTAGAAATGAAAAATTAGCCCAGACGAGTTTGTCATTACGCATTATAAGTGATTAAGTTCATTGTTCTGGTAGTTTTAAGCATTACACAGGCAACAATGGTTTgtactatgtgtgtgtgtatatatatatttataagcATTTGCTCCTCCAAGCTAAAAGGCTAACACGCCGCTAGCTTCACACATGCTATGGCCACTCCACGTTGCGAGAACAGAGAATTTAAATGTGGTGTATTTTTTAAATCGGAATGCTGTTAGCAGCCAAATCGACAACCGAAATGCTTCTAAGATGTTCATCAACACGATTACTGAAAAACATTGGCTGTGGCTAAAATGTATGGGTTTTAAGAGTATAATTTCTGCCGTACCCATGATTGCAGAAGCGAGCTTGGGGTAGAAAGGAAGTTCCCAGCATCCACTGCGGGAAAGTCTAGTCAGAGGACCCCAGATTTAGCTACTCAAAACAGCGCCTGACTATAAAtacattcatctttttttttttaattcttgttAATAGTAGTAGTGCAAGTACAGCATTCAGTCACCATCCATATGCTGCACACTGCCATATTCCATATAGTGACATTATAAAACAGAATCGATTTGTAATCTACAGAATAGTTCTAGAAATGTGATGCATGGATTTAATAAAAGATTAATTTCAGTATGAACAGCAAAGTGGCAGGGAAATAAATTAATGTAGTAAGACATAGAACCCATGATTTGAATTTAATTCGTTGATGTCAAAACCATTTTATATGTTTATACAAATTACTTAATTGGCTAGACCTTATAATTCAAGTTTTACTCTTTCTCACATCAATTCCAACAGTGCTTAATGTAATCATATCGATTTAATCACATATGATTTAGAATCCAGGCTTTTATCACCAAGAGTGTTGAGGGGAAGATGCaatataattatttttattactctttgggcaaaataaaaatgtaaagtgTGTGGAAGCAGCAAAAGCCTTTGACCTGTGGGCATGGGGAGGATTGTCCCGCCCCCGTCTGCTTctgtcctctgattggacgAAGCTTCCGTCAGTCAGGAGGCTTAAGCATGGTGGCTGATTAAAGCAGATtatggagggagagagtgcTAGCATCACTCTCAGGTCCACACAGAGATGGCTGCACCAGGGACGcaccgctgcctcctcctgctccctgtcctcctccgtcTGCACTCGTCCCTCGGCCTCAACACACAGCTGGCTGACAGGTGGGTGACAGCGGGGACAGATGGGGGGACAGATGGGGGGACAGATAGGGGGACAGATGGGGGGACAGATAGGGGGACAGATAGGGGGACAGATAGGGGGACGCGGGACAGCGGGGACAGATAGGGGGACAGATAGGGGGACAGATAGGGGGACGCGGGACAGATAGGGGGACAGATAGGGGGACAGATAGGGGGACGCGGGACAGATAGGGGGACGCGGGACAGCGGGGACAGATAGGGGGACAGATGGGGGGACAGATAGGGGGACAGATAGGGGGACAGATAGGGGGACGCGGGACAGCGGGGACAGATAGGGGGACAGATAGGGGGACGCGGGACAGCGGGGACAGATAGGGGGACAGATGGGGGGACAGATAGGGGGACAGATAGGGGGACAGCGGGGACAGATGGGGGGACAGATAGGGGGACGCGGGACAGATAGGAGGACAGATAGGGGGACGCGGGACAGCGGGGACAGATGGGGGGACAGATGGGGGGACAGATAGGGGGACGCGGGACAGATAGGGGGACAGATAGGGGGACGCGGGACAGCGGGGACAGATAGGGGGACAGCGGGGACAGATAGGGGGACAGATAGGGGGACAGATAGGGGGACGCGGGACAGCGGGGACAGATAGGGGGACAGATAGGGGGACAGATAGGGGGACAGATAGGGGGACGCGGGACAGCAGGACGGTCCACTCCAAACTGGCTCATTCATCACCTGTCATGGATTTCTAGATTTGACTCTTCACATCCTCATCTTGGagattatctatctatctatctatctatctatctatctgtctgtctgtctgtctgtctgtccgtccgtccgtccatccatccatccatcatccatccatcatccatccatcatcatccatacatcatccatccatcatccatcatcatccatccatcatcatccatccatccatccatcatcatccattcatcatccatccatcatccatccatccatgtacaGTAGACAGGCTTCCAGCCAGCTGATGTTAATCACACTACTGTTAATAATTGTATGACAGACATAAGGAGACAATCTGTTGATGTGCTCCTGTCCatgtccacgtccacgtccacgtccaatCTAAGGTTAGAGAGATGCCGATAGaggttcttcctctctcctaTCTACAAGCTTTATGGGCAGCAGTGagtctccaggctgcaggaagCAAACAAGCCAAAGTTTCACATCAGCACCTCTTCATGTCTCACGGGGTCTATCTGCCCTCTCTGACCCCTCAACTGTAGCCTATCTGCCCTCTCTGACCCCTCAACTGTAGCCTATCTGCCCTCTCTGAACCCTCAACTGTAGCCTATCTGCCCTCTCTGAACCCTCAACTGTAGCCTATCTGCCCTCTCTGAACCCTCAACTGTAGCCTATCTGCCCTCTCTGACCCCTCTGAACCCCTATCTGCCCCCTCTGACCCCTCTGAACCCCTATCTGCCCCCTCTGAACCCTCTGAACATAATAAACGGTGTAGGATAACGAGGATAGAGCAAAGGTGAGGCCTGTTGTAACGAGCCTGTCTTCTGTCCacagctctgctgccccccccatcaAAGGTAAGGGCAAATGCTGACAAAGCTTCTGGTTCAACACCCAAATCCTCACTCCTTTCTGTGTCTTCGCTTTGCCTCGTTCGTCTCAGTGTGCATGTTGCTGCATAATTTAAATCGTGCAACCTAGCGTACGCgtgtaaatgtgtcatttaTCGTCTTCTCTGTGGAGCCTTTCATGGGACCTTTCCTGTCATTGTCTCCGTCCAGATGGGAGACTAGCACGGGGGGGCGAAGTGGTTCCTGCAGAGCACCCGCTCAGACAGTCCAAGGTAAATATCGTACAGCTAATGTTGACAGGATCCTCGAGGCTAATCCAAAAACATGTTGAGTCTCAAGCCTACGTGCATGAAGGGATTTAGGAGTTTGCTCAAGAGGAGTGAACAAGACTAAAACAAGATAAAAGTGATTTTCTGGAAAAAAATATGCTCAAAATAGGAGAATAGGCCGTAGCTACGTATAAATGTAGATCATTCTATATGATTCTGGTGTTATTCTTATTGCACTTTTCATTTCTGGTGTGTTTCCTTTATTCCCCTTCagtctcctctctcatctcctttTGCATCTCGGAGAACGTTACTCCAAGTTCCCAGAACCTCGCGCCCCTTTTCTCCGCTCAAGGTGACCACACACTCCAGACCCTGAACTTGAAGCCCATCGTCCACGAACAGCCAGGTCCAGAAATGAGGCGGAACCTAAAATGGGAAGACGGGCTGAAAGTCAGGAAATGACTTCAATCAGGCAGAATTGTGGAGGGAAAACATCGTCTCGCCGCCCCCACAGGCggccattttgtgtgtgtgaggcgctGATTGTTGTCTCCACCCACCCCAGGTCCTCGCCGATGGACGCCCGTGCGTCCTGTTCCAGGCCAGGAAACTGTCCCTCCGCTATGAGCGGCAGAAGCAGCTGGACCTGACGGAGAGAGCgttttcccctcagaaagatgtCGACATCAGCGagtctgtctgcagccaggaCAAGGCAACGTATGTCCACCCGAAGAGACGCAGCCCTATGGtcctctgtctcatctgtctcatctgtctcatctgtctcctctgtctcctctgtctcctctgtctcctctgtctcctctgtctcctctgtctcctctgtctcctctgtctcctctgtctcctctgtctcctctgtctcctctgtctcctctgtctcctctgtctcctctgtctcctctgtctcctctgtctcctctgtctcctctgtctcctctgtctcatctgtctcatctgtctcctctgtctcatctgtctcatctgtctcatctgtctcatctgtctcctctgtctcatctgtctcatctgtctcctctgtctcatctgtctcatctgtctcctctgtctcctctgtctcctctgtctcatctgtctcctctgtctcctctgtctcctctgtctcctctgtctcctctgtctcctctgtctcctctgtctcctctgtctcctctgtctcctctgtctcatctgtctcatctgtctcctcaAGGCTGCTCATGAGGTTCGGAGATGTGGAGGGTTTGGGAGGTCTGTCCATCAGGTACGCGGCCCCACCTGTCTTCCATATAGGTTGTAATAGAGGCAGGACTCCCGCAGGGCTGTGGGACCAAGGGACGATCACGTGTCCTCCCATTTCTCTGCTGCCAGGCTACAGCTGAGCAACACTTTTTACGAGTCGCCGGGTCAGTGGTGGTTCTCGGTGGAGAGCGTGTCTGTGCTCTACAacacctccgaggaggcggtgTTCAGTGCCAGCGAGGTGTACgcgccgtcctcctcctcctaccacTGCAGCCACGTCAGCAGCCTGCAGCGCCACCGCGCCCTGCTGGTGCCCAGCGGCGACCACGCCCGCCGCTGGGCCGTCACCTTCACCAACTTCCAGGTACAGAGAGACAAGGAAATAACGGCCTTTGTTTCAACATCAGCTCTGGTGTGGGCTGGTTTCGTGTGGTGATCGTGGCTGGATGAGCCATCTTAACGGGATGAAACTGATGGGCAGGTGTTTGTGATTGTGATTCCTTTGCCTCAGATCCAGGCCTTCAACATCAGCTCCGGTACGTTTTCTCCTGCGAGCGACTGCGCTGCCTTCCTGACACCAGCCGTCCTGATGGGCCTCATCACCtccctcatcctgctgctggtcctggCCTATGGCCTTCACATGCTGGTCCACCTGAAGAACATCGACGGCGACAACGAACACAAGGCGGATGTTTACTTCCCAGCCAACGCCGAGCAGCTCGAGCAGGGCTGGGATGAAAAcgaagaaaaataacattgagACAATCGGACGCAAAAATGATGCGATAATAGCGACTTTAGCTCAAACTCTGGTGAAAGTTCagaattctatttttaaaatgtgtgttccCAGAGTTTTATGACATTTGCCCATGGATGTGCTTCTACATGtgtctttaataaaaaaataaaaaaatctttacaAAACGTTTGTATTGTAGATTTATAGTTGACAGTAAGCAGTAATCTTAAGCAGTCCAGGATTTTAGTCGTTTTCCCTCCTGGCCTGAAGTACATCACAAGAAAAATATAGTAGCCTCCCGGAAAAACAAGTACATCTTTTGGTATATAAGGGATTTAGGGCAAAAACAACAG is drawn from Takifugu rubripes chromosome 19, fTakRub1.2, whole genome shotgun sequence and contains these coding sequences:
- the rps23 gene encoding small ribosomal subunit protein uS12; protein product: MGKCRGLRTARKLRNHRREQKWHDKQYKKAHLGTALKANPFGGASHAKGIVLEKVGVEAKQPNSAIRKCVRVQLIKNGKKITAFVPNDGCLNFIEENDEVLVAGFGRKGHAVGDIPGVRFKVVKVANVSLLALYKGKKERPRS
- the LOC101062361 gene encoding V-type proton ATPase subunit S1-like protein isoform X1 — protein: MEGESASITLRSTQRWLHQGRTAASSCSLSSSVCTRPSASTHSWLTDGRLARGGEVVPAEHPLRQSKSPLSSPFASRRTLLQVPRTSRPFSPLKVLADGRPCVLFQARKLSLRYERQKQLDLTERAFSPQKDVDISESVCSQDKATLLMRFGDVEGLGGLSIRLQLSNTFYESPGQWWFSVESVSVLYNTSEEAVFSASEVYAPSSSSYHCSHVSSLQRHRALLVPSGDHARRWAVTFTNFQIQAFNISSGTFSPASDCAAFLTPAVLMGLITSLILLLVLAYGLHMLVHLKNIDGDNEHKADVYFPANAEQLEQGWDENEEK
- the LOC101062361 gene encoding V-type proton ATPase subunit S1-like protein isoform X2, which codes for MAAPGTHRCLLLLPVLLRLHSSLGLNTQLADSSAAPPIKDGRLARGGEVVPAEHPLRQSKSPLSSPFASRRTLLQVPRTSRPFSPLKVLADGRPCVLFQARKLSLRYERQKQLDLTERAFSPQKDVDISESVCSQDKATLLMRFGDVEGLGGLSIRLQLSNTFYESPGQWWFSVESVSVLYNTSEEAVFSASEVYAPSSSSYHCSHVSSLQRHRALLVPSGDHARRWAVTFTNFQIQAFNISSGTFSPASDCAAFLTPAVLMGLITSLILLLVLAYGLHMLVHLKNIDGDNEHKADVYFPANAEQLEQGWDENEEK